DNA from Camelus dromedarius isolate mCamDro1 chromosome X, mCamDro1.pat, whole genome shotgun sequence:
CCAGCGGTGAAGAGACAGACTCATATACCTCCTGCCTTTATTCCTTTGTCCTTCAATTGCAACCACCAGCAAGACCCAAATTTTGTATAATCCGCATCACCTCTTTTACTGGAATCTACTACAATGTTGCTGACCGCTGCTTGAAACAAATCTGCATTTATCTGCTTCCACAGCCACCCTTAGATCCTGTTCAAAGTCAGGGTCACCCTCTATTCTCTGGTATTCTAGTCCATCCCACTTTCTTAAGGATGGGCTAATTTAGTCAGTTCCTTACTATTCCATACCTATATCCTGTCCTTCTCTATCAGCTTTTGCCCCCACAGTCTATGCAACATGTTCAGGTCTCTCTCCCCTATTCCAAGAAAATGCTCCTTTGTTCCCATGTCCACCTTTAGTTACTTCCCTTTCTATCTCTCCATTCTTATATAGACATCTCATAATAAATCTACACTTACTATCCAGAACCTTCTCCCTTTGCCATCTGTTCCAGGCTTTCCTCCTCTATGTGTTTGCTTAAGCTATTATCCCCTTGCCTGCCATGCTTTCCCCAGGCTTCTATCCCACTGAAGTCATACTTGTTTTTTAGCCTAAATTTGGAGCCCACCTTCCCCATAGAGCTATGCTGATCTCTAGCTCTTCAATGAACCTGAAATATCACTCACAAGAACCTAAGCATATTAAAAGACAGAACAAACTCTAATTCATTTTGCAAATTTAATGTAACTCTGATACCAAAATATGACAAGacacaaaaagcaaacaataaagCAGGATTGGCAAATAGATTTTTCATAGTGTGTTACCCTCAGCTGATTGGTAGTATCTGTTTAGACTGTTGTGTGGACAAAGATTCCAAGGATGTACCTTGGCTCCATGGGAAGGGCTGCTGCAATTCATTGCTGGGATCTGTAAACATGGGAAATAAACCTGAAAACaaaataccaaacagaaacatATTTTAGCACTAAATATACTGTTTTCTCACACTTCCTTCATTGTGCTCATCTCCCCACCTTGCCCTCCCGCCTTGGGGTTTCTTATAGCATCTCCCAGTTCTTATACCCATCCCCATGGGTCTTGGCTATGGAAATGTTGTAATTACCTGAAACCTTACTAGCCATAGGAGAAGCTATAGGCACCAAGGCTGGTGGCTCCACCACCAAAGCCAGCACCATTGCTCGGTCCACCGCCAAAGCCAGCACTACTGCTTGGTCCACCGTTGAAGCCAGCACTGGTGCTCAGTCCACTGCCAAAGCCAATAATAGAACTGGGTCCACCAATGAAGCCGGTGCTGGTGCTGGGTTCGCCAGTAAAGCCAGTGCTGGTGTTGGAACCACTGCCAAAGCCAATGATAGTACTCAGTCCTTCGTCGAAGCTGGTATTAGGCCCACCGCCAAAGCCATCACTGATGCTGAGGCCACCACTAAAGTCAGCACTGGTGCCAAGTGTGCTGCCAAAACCAGCATTGGTGCCCAGTCCACCACCAAAGCCATCACTGGAGATCAGTCCACCACCAAAGCCAGCACTGGTGCTCAGTCCACCACTGAAGCCAGAGCTGGTGTTCAGTCCACCACCAAATCCAGCACTGGTGCTTAACCCATCGCCAAAGCTGAAACCGGCACTGGGGCTGGGTCCATCACCAAAACTGACACCAGTAGGACCACTAAAGCAGGTACTGGTGCTGGGAGGGCCACCAAAGCATAGGTTGGTGTTAGACACACTGCCAAAGCAGAAGCTGGCGCTGGGGACTCCATCAAAGCCAATGGTGGTGCTGGGAACACTGCCAAAGTCAGTAGTGGTGTTAAGTGCCCCACTGAAGTCAGCACTGGTGCTGAAcacactgccaaagccagagtTGGTGCTGGGTGCACTACTAAAGCCAGTGCTAATGCTGACAGCACTGCTAAAACCAGCACTGGTGTTGAGTGCACCACCAAAGCCAACACTGGTGCTCAGTGCACCACCAAAGCTGGCACTGGTGCTAGGAGAGCCACCAAAGCAGACACTGGTGCTTAGTGTGCCACCAAAGTCAGTGCTGGTGCTGGAAGAGCCACCGAAGGAGACACTACTACTGAGTACACCATCAAAACCAGTGCTGGTGCTAGGAGAGCCACCAAAACAGATACTGGTACTGAGTGTGCCACCAAAACTGGCACCAGTACTAGGAGAGCCACCAAAGTAGACACTAGTGCTGAGTGTGCCACCAAAGCCAGTGCTGGTGCTCAGTGCACCACTAAAGAGTGCACTGGTGCCGAGTGTACTGCCAAAGCCAGTGCTCATAATGAGCGCATCACTGAAGCCAGCAGTGGTGCTGGGTGTGCCTCCAAAACCAGAGCTGGCTCCACCACTGAAACTGGTACTGGTGTTGAGTGGGCTAATGAAACTGGATCTGATCCCACCACCGAAGTTGGCACTGGTACAAGATGTACCACCAAAGTTAATACTGGCTTCACTGCTGAAACTACAGCTGGTGCTGGCTGCACCACTGAGGCTAATGCTGGCTCCGCCACTGAAGCTGGAGCAAGCGCTGGATGTGCCGCCAAAGCAAATGCTGGCTGCACTGCTGAAGCTGGCACTGGTGCTGCATGTGCCACCAAAGCTAAGGCCAGCTCTGCCACCAAAGCCACCACTGGGGCTGGGTGTACCACTGAAGCTAATACTAGCACCATCACTGAAGCTAGCCCTGGTGCTAGCTCCTCTGCTGAAGTCAATGTTGGTGCCGGCATTTGCACTTTCTTGGGCTCTGGCCTcaatttcaaatgaaaatctGCTCCAGGCCTGAGCATCATTGCCTAACTCTTCCCTTGTTAGGCAGTCGATATCCATGTCATCCCAATTCCAGGGCCCAGCCACAGCTTCCTCTCCAATCCCCATTTGGGCTCTTGCCTCAGCCCTGGCCTCAGcctcagccacagccacagctgcAGCTTGGACTTCCATCTCCACTGCCTCCCGGTACTGAGCGGCCCAGTCCTTGGGGTCTTTCTTCTGCACCTGAAATAAGAATGACAATCATTAtaaggaaaataacatttgtaattatgtattaagtaccTACCATGGGCTTTGTGTAAAACTAAtggtagcattttaaaaaattctaagttGTTGGGGGCACTCTAACGGGTCAGTCCTGAGATCCAATTTTAGCTCTGATAACTTaggtgctgtgtgaccttggacaagttaaccttaacctcactgagcctgttttcatctgtaatatgggaaAAGATAAGAGAGTAAGTATGTTATgaattgaatgtttgtgtccccccagaattcatatgttaaagcaCCAGCCTCCAATGTGACTACatttggaggtagggcctttaTGGAagtaaagttaaatgaggtcataatggTGGGGCCATGATCCAGtaagattagtgtccttataagaagaggctctctctccaccatgaacacagcaagaaggtgttCGTCTGCAAGCCAGAAGAGAGGCTTCTCCAGAACTGACCCTGCTTGACCTTGATCTAGAACTTCCAGTCTCCAGGACcatgataaaataaattcctgttgtttaagccaccaagtctatggtattttgttatagcagtcaAGGAGACCAATATGAAGtatgaataatgaatgaaataatgtaaattttatgtcaaGCAGCATTCTAGGACATGAATGAAGTTCCATGTGTTTATATATGAACTTCAGTCTTCCCTGTACCTGCCCATCCCTGCACATGGCCTGCCCCAGCCAAGGGCATCCTGTACCCTTAATATGTCAAGACAGGGGAGCTCTTCTGTTACCTTGCAGGCAAACTTGAGGACTTTCATCTTGCTAGTCTCATGGTAGGAACGCAAGCCCCAGAAGAACTCATATTCAGGTGGTCTGCTATTGGGGACCCTCTTGTACTCCAGGTACCttggagaaaggaaataaaacttgCTTCTAATCAAGCAAACCTATTGTCTTAATGACTTAGCACCAGGTGGCAACCTCCTCCAAACAAATACTAAACTCAGCTTCTAGAGAAGGATTTCCAAGGCTCTCCTTCCCCAGACTTACTCCCAAACACAGTTCATGATCTTGGCCTCCAATACTGAGCCATTTCCCATTGGCCCTGTGCAAAGCAGTCACTTGGTGTTGCAGGGGAGGCATGTATAGGGCATAGTGTCACAGGAAGGCCAAAGTATCCTGCCACCTGTGAGGAGTAAACCCAAGTTTCTATTGGGTGTGTTGTAAACAGAGGAGCCATTCTCTGGGCATTCTGCTCTGAGCACACCCCATAGCAAGGACCTTGTGTTTGGTCTGGCCCAGCACTGGAATGGTCCACCCATGGAAATTGTGGACAGGACTCAGTTCTAGGGAACAGAATGCCCATACCTCTAaagctggtattttaaaaaagggagTGGGCGCTGATCAAGCACTGTCTGGACCAGACTGGCACACTCAGAACACTGCAGGGCCTTACAAAGCCCCCAAACACCACTTACTTctgcttcacaaactcgtctgTGATGAGCTTCCTTACTTCCCCAAAGAGCGAGTGCCTCACCctgacaatgggaaaaaaaaacccatgaagcAAGATCAGAACTCCCCAGGTGAGGGCAGAGGCCTTTCCCAACGTGGAAGAGACCTCTCTAGCACATGAGACCATCTCCATGAAGTCAGGAAAGCAGTGAACACATGGTCACTAGAAGCAGGCAGTTGAGGCCAGATGGTTCTTTCTCAGGGATGCCCTGAAAGTCTATCTTATACATCAGCTTAGaacagaaagagggagaagacAGTCAGGACCCTTTCCCCATCCACCCAGGTCAAAACCCTGGATCCTCTGCCCTATCCAGCACCCCCACCCACTCCACCAGACCACCAGGCTGACACAATCCTGGGACCATCCTCTCTTGCCAAAGGACAACACGGACAGCAAGTGCTGAGAGAGCCCAATCATACCCGGGGCGCAGCCCCAGCTTGCGCAGCACCTCCCAGATGACAGCTGCAAGGGGAGGCAAAAGAACAGGGACAGAAAATGAACATGTGGAATTCCAACCACAACCCCCAATTCAGCTGCCAGCCCAGCCACTCACCCTCATTGGCCTTGTTGCCATTCATAAAAATGACACTCAGAATCACCATGAGAAGACCTAGTTTGGGTGTGTCCTTGGTCCTAGAAGAATAATGGGACAGAGAGAAGGTTTACGTCCAGCAGCCATCTGCAAAAAACCACACTGGCCAGCTCACTGGGCTAGCCTCCCCCAGATTCTTCAGATATGGGAGAATTCCTCCCAGTCTATGCTTCAAGCTCTATGTAACCCTGAGTGAGGCACTTAGACTCTTGAGCCTAGTCTCCTACGCATAAAATGGGACGATCACATCCTCCTCTCCC
Protein-coding regions in this window:
- the TRO gene encoding trophinin, translated to MNRRNDYDYKMSPLQGPLPPPGSLGLHFPPDVQAETTEEDSILLMHTLLAATKDPLAMDPPVANQPKKSKTKKAPIKAITKTIPATLPVPSADVIATNKPKITFQALNLPIIPQVTQASATTEAANTQASSFTSQPKKANKTKRVTAKAAQGSQSPTGSESVTTEIKSPLQALNLPVIPQTIQTPFASELANSQALLASTKPKKAFKAKKAHNKAIASATVISLGPSTTYIATTQGQITNVTANTQATAASIQTRKAFKAKKATVKGTNTDTELLEAPDATETATRQTEASSAAIWPKKSKGKKAANKGPNSACEISEAPPATQMVTDQALAVTLRVKRGSRAQKVATKVRTTESQTQIDQGVQAKMATSQTNISALETQVAAAVQALADDYLAQLSLEPTSRTRGKRNQKSKHLNGDERGGVNYRWIPWGRRPPLPRDVAILQERANKLVKYLLVKDQTKIPIKRSDMLKDVIQEYDEYFPEIIERASYALEKMFRVNLKEIDKQSSLYILISIQESSAGILGTTKDTPKLGLLMVILSVIFMNGNKANEAVIWEVLRKLGLRPGVRHSLFGEVRKLITDEFVKQKYLEYKRVPNSRPPEYEFFWGLRSYHETSKMKVLKFACKVQKKDPKDWAAQYREAVEMEVQAAAVAVAEAEARAEARAQMGIGEEAVAGPWNWDDMDIDCLTREELGNDAQAWSRFSFEIEARAQESANAGTNIDFSRGASTRASFSDGASISFSGTPSPSGGFGGRAGLSFGGTCSTSASFSSAASICFGGTSSACSSFSGGASISLSGAASTSCSFSSEASINFGGTSCTSANFGGGIRSSFISPLNTSTSFSGGASSGFGGTPSTTAGFSDALIMSTGFGSTLGTSALFSGALSTSTGFGGTLSTSVYFGGSPSTGASFGGTLSTSICFGGSPSTSTGFDGVLSSSVSFGGSSSTSTDFGGTLSTSVCFGGSPSTSASFGGALSTSVGFGGALNTSAGFSSAVSISTGFSSAPSTNSGFGSVFSTSADFSGALNTTTDFGSVPSTTIGFDGVPSASFCFGSVSNTNLCFGGPPSTSTCFSGPTGVSFGDGPSPSAGFSFGDGLSTSAGFGGGLNTSSGFSGGLSTSAGFGGGLISSDGFGGGLGTNAGFGSTLGTSADFSGGLSISDGFGGGPNTSFDEGLSTIIGFGSGSNTSTGFTGEPSTSTGFIGGPSSIIGFGSGLSTSAGFNGGPSSSAGFGGGPSNGAGFGGGATSLGAYSFSYG